The proteins below are encoded in one region of Halobaculum roseum:
- a CDS encoding ParA family protein, with translation MSEHDTQPRAVAVGVLKGGFAKTTTAINLARELAHRNESALVIDLDDNGHMTQNLGFIEEYEAETNHVHEVLLEDGDVRDAIVSVVDGLDLLPAHQDLEDVQTQLKNAMGGSTRLNTRVVEPLLGEEYDYIVVDCPANQGKLNENALYATNNLIIPVRPETGYDSGIHNTVNRLVKEARQYFELDILAVVPSGLSQRLDQDRRDRALLQEINSMGIADSVVPNFCRISDDDWAAIDEGTYDGPLPGIRYRSAIDDANDAGLPLRDYDGSCDQLSCYGELAAIVETGGVVREREVVA, from the coding sequence ATGTCAGAACACGACACTCAACCTCGCGCCGTCGCGGTCGGCGTTCTCAAAGGTGGCTTCGCGAAAACGACGACCGCGATCAACCTCGCGCGCGAGTTGGCACATCGGAACGAGTCCGCGCTCGTCATCGATCTCGACGACAACGGTCACATGACGCAGAATCTCGGCTTTATCGAAGAGTACGAAGCCGAGACGAACCACGTTCACGAGGTCCTCCTCGAAGACGGGGACGTACGCGATGCGATCGTCTCCGTCGTCGACGGTCTGGACCTCCTCCCGGCACATCAGGACCTCGAGGACGTTCAGACCCAATTGAAGAACGCGATGGGTGGTTCTACGCGGTTGAACACCCGTGTCGTCGAGCCGTTGCTCGGCGAGGAGTACGACTACATCGTCGTCGACTGCCCCGCCAACCAGGGGAAACTCAACGAAAACGCCCTGTACGCGACGAACAACCTCATTATCCCCGTGCGTCCGGAGACGGGATACGACTCCGGCATCCACAACACGGTCAATCGACTGGTGAAGGAGGCGCGCCAGTACTTCGAGTTGGACATTCTCGCGGTCGTTCCCTCGGGTTTATCGCAACGACTGGACCAGGACCGACGCGATCGCGCGCTTCTGCAGGAGATCAACTCGATGGGGATCGCCGATTCCGTCGTTCCGAACTTCTGTCGGATCTCCGACGATGACTGGGCGGCGATCGACGAGGGGACGTACGACGGTCCGCTCCCCGGGATCCGCTATCGGTCGGCGATCGACGACGCCAACGACGCGGGGCTCCCGTTGCGCGATTACGACGGCAGCTGCGACCAGCTCTCCTGTTACGGCGAACTAGCCGCGATCGTCGAAACCGGCGGCGTGGTCCGCGAGCGTGAGGTGGTGGCCTGA